A window of Longimicrobiaceae bacterium genomic DNA:
CGCGCAGCTCCGCGCCGCGCTGGAGCACGCGCTCGGGCGCGACGGCCGCCCCGACGCGCACCTGTCGGGGATGACCGTCGCCTACGACTCCACCGCGGCGCAGGGCTCCCGCGTCCGCGAGGTCCGCCTCGCCGACGGGCGGGCGCTGCGCGACACGGACACCGTGACCGTCGCCACCACCGAGTTCGTCGCCACCGGGGGAGACGGGTACACTACGCTGAAGGAGGGGCGGATGACCCGCACCGGCCGGGTGGACCTGGACGCGCTGATCGAGTACCTGCGGGCGCAGCCGCAGCCGGTCCGGCCGCCGCGCACGGGGAGGTGGGTGGCGAGGTAGGGAGTGCGAGGTGCGAAGTGCGGACCGGCGGTTTCGACCGGGATCTCACGTCGATTGCAACCATTCCGCGGCGGCGACTGTCTGTCCTGGTAGCCGCGGCGATCTCCCGCCGGCCGGACACCCGGACCCGACGACACTCCCCTCTCCCGGAGCGCACCCCGATGCAGAGCACCCGCAGCACACGTACCCGCCTCGCACTCGCCGCCGCGGCGGCGCTCGCCGCCCTCCTGGCCGCCCTTCCCGCCGCCGCACAGCGCAGCGACGCGGAGTGGCTGGAGAACTGCCGCGAGCAGCGCGACCAGCGGGCCCGGCACTGCGAGGTGCGCACCGAGACGCTGCGCCCCTCCGGGAGCATCACCGTGGACGGCGGGGAGAACGGCGGGGCAACCGTGCGCGGCTGGGACGGCGACCAGGTACGGGTCTCCGCCCGGATCCAGGCGCAGGCCGCCACCGAGGCGGAGGCCCGCGAGCTGGCCCGGCAGGTGACCGTCCGCACCGACGGGGGCACCATCCGCGCCGAGGGCCCCGCCCGGAGCCGCGGCGCCTCGTGGTCGGTGATGTACGACGTCCAGGTCCCGCGGCGGCACGACGTGGCCGTGACCACGCGGAACGGCCCGGTGGGGGTCGAGGACGTCACCGGGCGGATGACGCTCCGCGCCGAGAACGGCCCGGTCTCGCTGCGGCGGGTGGGCGGCGCGGTGAACGCGCGCGTCCGGAACGGACCGCTCAGCGTGGTGCTGGAGGGCGCCCGCTGGAACGGCGAGGGGCTGGACGCCGAGGCGGTCAACGGCCCCGTGACGCTCACCCTCCCGCGCGACTACTCCGCCCGGCTGGAGGTGGGCACCATCAACGGCCCCGTGAAGATGGACCTGCCGCTCGCCGGGGGCTACCGCTCCGGCCGGCACGTGCAGGCCACCCTGGGCTCCGGCGGCGCCCCGGTGCGGGTGGTCACCACCAACGGACCCTTCACCGTCCGCCGCGGCTCGCGCTGAGCCCGCGAGACGGCACCGGGCAGCCGCCAGCGGAAACGGAGGGGCACGGAGACCGGTCTCCGCGCCCCTCCGTGCCGTTGCGGCTCACCGAACCG
This region includes:
- a CDS encoding DUF4097 family beta strand repeat-containing protein; this translates as MQSTRSTRTRLALAAAAALAALLAALPAAAQRSDAEWLENCREQRDQRARHCEVRTETLRPSGSITVDGGENGGATVRGWDGDQVRVSARIQAQAATEAEARELARQVTVRTDGGTIRAEGPARSRGASWSVMYDVQVPRRHDVAVTTRNGPVGVEDVTGRMTLRAENGPVSLRRVGGAVNARVRNGPLSVVLEGARWNGEGLDAEAVNGPVTLTLPRDYSARLEVGTINGPVKMDLPLAGGYRSGRHVQATLGSGGAPVRVVTTNGPFTVRRGSR